One genomic window of Desulfuribacillus stibiiarsenatis includes the following:
- a CDS encoding YwbE family protein yields MERAHIQIGTRVRVVQKQDQRSGKLTEGVVQKVLTKSATHPHGIKVMLESGVVGRIKDIL; encoded by the coding sequence ATGGAAAGAGCTCATATACAGATAGGAACAAGGGTACGCGTCGTTCAAAAGCAGGATCAACGCTCAGGGAAATTAACAGAAGGTGTTGTGCAAAAGGTCCTCACGAAATCAGCTACTCATCCACATGGTATAAAAGTGATGCTAGAGAGTGGCGTCGTAGGTAGGATTAAAGATATTCTGTGA
- a CDS encoding DUF4342 domain-containing protein, which yields MVTLELVEKLRDRTGVSYEEAKKALEETNGDILEAVINLERQNRIKTPHNGGYYHSRSSQQASQQTAVVTIANREGSENGSGFGDAVKGFFRWMGRIIHKGNTNNFTVMRNGEKITSIPLTALALLLFFAFWIILPIAIICLFFGYRYSFEGPEATPSVNRAMDTVADAAENLKNDIKNEINK from the coding sequence ATGGTTACGTTAGAACTTGTAGAGAAATTACGAGATCGCACAGGCGTATCTTACGAAGAAGCGAAAAAAGCATTAGAGGAAACAAACGGTGACATTTTAGAAGCTGTAATTAATTTAGAAAGACAAAATCGTATCAAAACGCCGCATAATGGCGGGTATTACCATTCACGCTCATCGCAACAAGCAAGTCAACAAACTGCTGTTGTGACAATTGCCAATCGCGAAGGCAGTGAGAATGGGTCAGGCTTTGGAGATGCTGTGAAAGGGTTCTTCCGATGGATGGGAAGAATTATACACAAAGGTAACACTAACAATTTTACAGTGATGAGAAATGGCGAAAAAATCACCTCTATTCCATTAACTGCATTAGCTCTACTTTTATTCTTTGCCTTTTGGATTATACTTCCTATTGCGATCATCTGTTTATTCTTCGGATATCGTTACTCTTTTGAAGGTCCAGAGGCTACTCCTTCTGTAAATCGTGCAATGGATACTGTTGCTGATGCTGCAGAGAACTTAAAGAACGATATCAAAAACGAAATCAACAAATAA
- a CDS encoding response regulator transcription factor — MESILIIEDEEKIARFTQLELEYEGYHVEKALNGRDGLEMVKQNAYDLILLDVMLPGLNGIEVLRRIRQFSDIPVILLTARDTVIDKVTGLDSGADDYITKPFAIEELLARIRATMRKKHTVSVPVAPQVLRVGPLHLDPIRREARINQQLIDLTKREFDLLQYLLENKNIVLQREILLEKIWGYDFAGGSNAVDVYIRYLRAKIEDPFNLKLIQTVRGVGYVIRDE; from the coding sequence ATGGAGAGTATTCTAATCATTGAAGATGAGGAAAAAATAGCAAGATTTACGCAATTAGAGCTTGAGTACGAGGGCTATCATGTGGAAAAGGCGCTAAATGGTAGAGATGGGTTGGAAATGGTAAAGCAGAATGCTTATGATCTAATCCTTTTAGATGTCATGCTGCCAGGTTTAAATGGTATCGAAGTATTGCGCCGTATTCGACAGTTTTCCGACATTCCTGTAATTCTCTTAACTGCTCGCGACACTGTAATCGATAAGGTCACTGGCCTAGATAGTGGCGCAGATGATTACATAACGAAGCCATTTGCTATTGAAGAGCTTCTTGCTCGGATTCGTGCCACAATGCGTAAAAAACATACAGTATCGGTACCCGTAGCGCCACAGGTGCTGCGGGTTGGTCCGCTACATCTTGATCCGATTCGTAGAGAAGCCAGAATAAATCAACAACTGATTGACCTTACTAAGCGGGAATTCGATTTGCTACAATATTTGTTAGAAAATAAAAATATTGTTCTTCAACGAGAAATTCTTTTAGAAAAAATATGGGGTTATGATTTCGCGGGCGGCTCTAACGCAGTCGATGTATACATTCGATATTTACGAGCGAAGATTGAAGATCCATTCAACCTTAAATTGATTCAGACAGTACGAGGAGTGGGATATGTGATTCGTGATGAGTAA
- a CDS encoding sensor histidine kinase: MFAILLSAFFSINMLLILLAIGSTVYTTEERAQQVLESFKESNVFSDNAEQTELTISGFTLQPIDIIPDDGFHLPHGIQKHLPINDTEALRGIAAFDTAKYEIRFKEWVQQITYYIYVNIEDSTYKIHYQIGNDLYRLLILSIIILVAELLLLLKGLIKGSLSIRKVLRPISEMAETAMSLNAQVTSMNNTDYGSIQNLAGAISTIDASHLDQRISIDESQHELKELAQAINLMLNRISASYQSQVRFVSDASHELRTPISVIQGYVNLLDRWGKNDEKTLQESIDAIKSETENMKRLVEHLLFLARGDNESMQLHLVPFDICDLVEEIIREAQMIDISHRFEVQLARPVTIVADRQLIKQSIRILLDNSIKYTPANETITLKVNKDHQQVKVTVQDHGIGISPEDLPHIFDRFYRSDESRARKTGGSGLGLSIAKWIVERHGGHFEVLSRLDIGTRTSIILPT; encoded by the coding sequence ATGTTCGCGATACTACTTTCCGCATTTTTTTCTATTAATATGCTACTAATATTACTGGCGATAGGTAGTACAGTTTATACTACTGAAGAACGTGCACAACAAGTGCTAGAGTCTTTCAAAGAATCTAATGTATTCAGTGATAATGCAGAACAAACAGAGCTCACAATCAGTGGATTTACCCTGCAACCTATAGATATTATACCTGATGATGGATTCCACCTACCACATGGTATCCAAAAACACCTACCTATCAATGATACTGAGGCGCTTCGTGGTATTGCAGCTTTTGATACGGCTAAGTATGAAATCCGATTCAAAGAATGGGTACAACAAATCACGTATTATATTTATGTAAATATAGAAGATTCTACTTATAAGATTCACTATCAAATTGGCAATGACTTGTATCGTTTATTGATATTATCTATTATTATACTCGTAGCTGAGCTTCTCCTATTATTAAAAGGCTTAATAAAAGGTTCCTTATCTATCCGTAAAGTTCTTAGACCTATATCTGAAATGGCAGAAACAGCCATGTCTTTAAATGCACAAGTAACTTCTATGAACAATACAGATTATGGTAGTATTCAGAATTTGGCAGGTGCTATTAGTACCATAGACGCTAGTCATCTGGACCAACGCATTTCTATTGATGAATCACAGCATGAATTAAAAGAGCTTGCTCAAGCAATCAACCTGATGCTCAATCGCATTAGTGCATCTTATCAATCTCAGGTAAGATTTGTCTCGGATGCTTCCCATGAATTAAGGACTCCGATTTCTGTCATTCAAGGTTATGTAAATCTATTAGACCGCTGGGGGAAAAATGATGAAAAAACGCTACAGGAATCAATCGATGCTATAAAAAGTGAAACAGAGAATATGAAGCGTTTAGTTGAGCACTTACTCTTCCTAGCCCGTGGGGATAATGAGTCGATGCAGCTTCACTTAGTTCCATTTGATATCTGCGACCTGGTTGAAGAAATTATCCGAGAAGCACAGATGATTGATATATCGCACCGGTTTGAAGTGCAGCTAGCCCGACCCGTCACTATTGTTGCAGATCGACAATTAATAAAACAATCGATTCGTATTTTGCTAGATAATAGCATTAAGTATACGCCCGCCAATGAAACAATAACACTTAAGGTTAATAAAGATCATCAACAAGTGAAAGTAACTGTTCAAGATCACGGAATTGGGATTTCGCCTGAGGATCTCCCTCATATCTTTGACCGTTTCTATCGCTCTGATGAATCACGGGCACGGAAAACTGGTGGTTCCGGGCTTGGCTTATCAATTGCGAAGTGGATTGTGGAACGCCATGGCGGACATTTTGAAGTCCTCAGTCGATTAGATATCGGCACGAGAACAAGTATTATATTACCAACGTAA
- a CDS encoding DUF2207 domain-containing protein: MNFQHIVRIFICIFVAILTIGTMQDVVEARSYHFPKLEILAEVQKDGSMVVTEQRTTNFNGTFSGLYQWINKQSGEQIVDILVSEEGQEYSFHPGDEFGPSGTYIIQDRGDSTYIDWSFDATDEVRTFTLQYKVLNVVKVHDDIAELYYQFIGDQWEQRIDYVQVTLRLPDGASVEDIRAWGHGPLHGNVSIENHRQVIWEISGLPAKTYLTGRVTFPRELVPQGNRFTNEAALPNILEQEQKWADDANSQRLYAEMNWILTAMLFFGGLIYTIISAIRYSKSYTTDFQGDYYRELPAQYTPAEMAVLWRFKQITPADLTATILDLVRRGYVRIDEITNEAKGILRKKPTKTYQLTIIDSGSFTFDEVLTGKVQSLLNHENRLLVFLFHEIANKKPTLTFQQIESYAKRKRTVFASFWNDWSEALKKRGDELGFFDQHSGGKVLKHVMPGIVLFLIGFITLIWQVITLGPFIALTISAMITGILCMIGVAFHARRSPEGQEQFVRWKAFRRFLQHFSNMDKHDIPSLVIWEHYLVYAISLGVAKEVIKQLNIVFPSMEQGNHRFGYGWYYLNTNNGDFTDFTNSFENMTNSVTKSIQQSISTATSQTSSGSGGGGGFSGGGGGGFSGGGGGGAR, from the coding sequence ATGAATTTTCAGCATATTGTCAGAATCTTCATTTGTATTTTTGTTGCCATTCTAACCATAGGTACTATGCAAGATGTCGTAGAAGCACGGAGCTATCACTTTCCTAAACTAGAAATCCTTGCAGAAGTCCAAAAAGACGGTTCGATGGTTGTGACAGAGCAACGAACTACCAATTTTAACGGAACGTTTAGTGGTCTATATCAGTGGATCAATAAGCAATCTGGTGAACAAATTGTAGATATATTGGTTTCTGAGGAAGGTCAAGAGTACTCTTTTCATCCTGGAGATGAGTTTGGTCCATCCGGGACCTATATCATACAAGATCGTGGCGATTCTACCTATATTGACTGGAGCTTTGACGCTACAGATGAAGTAAGAACTTTTACACTACAATATAAAGTCTTGAACGTCGTAAAGGTTCACGATGATATTGCGGAATTGTATTATCAATTTATTGGCGATCAATGGGAACAACGTATAGATTATGTGCAAGTTACACTTCGGTTACCTGATGGCGCATCAGTAGAAGACATCCGCGCTTGGGGCCATGGACCACTTCATGGAAACGTATCAATCGAAAACCATAGACAGGTGATTTGGGAAATATCAGGACTACCTGCGAAAACCTACCTTACGGGCAGGGTCACTTTTCCTAGGGAATTAGTTCCTCAAGGGAATCGTTTTACAAATGAAGCTGCATTACCAAATATCTTAGAGCAAGAACAGAAGTGGGCGGACGATGCGAATAGCCAACGTCTGTACGCGGAAATGAATTGGATACTAACAGCAATGCTATTTTTTGGAGGTCTAATATACACGATAATCAGTGCGATTCGCTATTCCAAATCATATACAACAGATTTTCAAGGGGATTATTATCGAGAGCTTCCAGCTCAGTATACGCCAGCTGAAATGGCCGTGTTATGGCGTTTCAAACAAATTACCCCGGCAGATCTAACGGCAACGATACTTGATCTGGTAAGGCGAGGATATGTCAGAATTGACGAGATTACTAATGAGGCAAAAGGAATTCTACGCAAGAAACCAACGAAAACTTATCAACTTACAATAATTGATTCAGGTTCATTTACATTCGATGAAGTATTAACGGGAAAAGTGCAGAGCCTACTAAATCATGAGAATCGTCTCTTAGTATTTTTATTTCATGAAATAGCTAATAAGAAACCAACTTTGACATTTCAACAAATAGAGAGCTATGCAAAACGTAAAAGGACTGTGTTTGCGAGTTTTTGGAATGATTGGTCAGAAGCGTTAAAAAAACGTGGTGATGAGTTAGGATTCTTTGATCAGCATTCAGGCGGAAAAGTATTGAAACATGTGATGCCAGGGATAGTATTATTCTTAATTGGATTTATTACATTGATTTGGCAAGTAATCACTCTAGGTCCTTTTATTGCTCTGACAATTTCTGCAATGATTACTGGTATCCTATGCATGATTGGCGTTGCATTTCATGCTAGGCGCTCCCCAGAAGGGCAGGAGCAATTTGTAAGGTGGAAGGCATTTAGACGTTTCCTGCAGCACTTCTCCAATATGGATAAGCATGATATTCCGTCTTTAGTCATATGGGAGCACTACCTTGTGTACGCGATTTCTTTAGGTGTAGCGAAAGAAGTAATTAAGCAGTTAAATATCGTGTTTCCTTCGATGGAGCAAGGTAATCACCGTTTTGGCTATGGATGGTATTATTTGAACACGAATAATGGGGACTTCACCGATTTCACAAATAGCTTTGAGAATATGACCAATTCCGTAACCAAGAGCATCCAACAGTCAATATCTACAGCTACCAGCCAGACATCTTCAGGTTCAGGTGGGGGTGGCGGCTTTTCAGGCGGAGGTGGCGGTGGTTTCAGTGGTGGTGGAGGCGGTGGAGCAAGATAA
- a CDS encoding LemA family protein, whose translation MTTLTIAFLAITGIIIIFIYNQFVTLRQRVKNSWAQIEVELHRRYELIPNLIDTVKAYANHEQETLENVTKARVGALSSQNVQEQAGAESILTATLKNLFAVAEKYPELKADVNFQKLQQELVNTEGNIAFARQFYNDTVQKYNTRIEMFPYNLFAGIFNFYSSEYFSLTEREAREAVAVEFRSNSKE comes from the coding sequence ATGACGACATTAACAATAGCATTCTTAGCAATCACTGGAATTATCATTATTTTTATATACAATCAATTTGTAACATTACGGCAAAGGGTAAAAAACTCCTGGGCGCAGATTGAGGTAGAATTACACAGAAGATATGAATTGATTCCAAATCTAATCGACACAGTTAAGGCATACGCCAACCATGAACAAGAAACATTAGAGAATGTTACGAAAGCTCGAGTGGGAGCATTATCTTCTCAAAATGTACAGGAGCAGGCGGGTGCAGAATCAATTTTGACAGCAACATTGAAAAATCTATTTGCTGTGGCAGAGAAGTATCCGGAACTGAAGGCGGATGTGAATTTTCAAAAACTACAGCAGGAACTTGTGAATACGGAAGGTAATATTGCTTTTGCGCGCCAATTTTATAATGACACGGTACAAAAGTATAATACTAGGATTGAAATGTTTCCTTATAATTTATTTGCAGGTATCTTTAACTTTTATTCCTCTGAGTATTTCAGTTTAACAGAACGGGAAGCACGTGAGGCTGTTGCTGTTGAATTTCGTAGTAATAGTAAGGAATAA
- a CDS encoding Na/Pi cotransporter family protein: MSTFALILGGIGLFLLGMNLMTEGLKALAGESLKNWLSKFTGGTFSSIFSGATITAIIQSSSATTFMTIGFVSAGLLTFTQAIGVIIGANLGSTSTGWIVTIIGFKVNMGAIALPVIGVGILMKLLSSNRLGPQGYALAGFGLIFLGISVLQDGMSDFTNYIDLTRFSGDQWWVMPALVLIGIVMTVVMQSSSAAVVTTLTALHTGVIGLEQAAILVIGQNVGTTIKAYLATLGGTVASKQTATAHILFNLLTGIIALVFLPWLIRLVFVISEAIYIDELATTLALFHTVFNVIGAIAIVLILPWFKAVVLKIFPDEEDTHCQYLHKSLATVGPVGIEAARRALLDLWIDIVDVALSAITNMKVSASKNNKLELLERALVDIQNFLLTVSDSIESKEEYISLVHSIDHIERVLHVMKEEYNPTQAAAKNMNIDHIIRRLTATYQDVEIEEESYNLPEELLEQLAEQSRTIAEIRKEGRKEIYRNAADQQTLLKVDEAIHLVQTIHWLDRLAYHLWRSANHLTRE; this comes from the coding sequence TTGAGTACATTTGCTTTAATTCTAGGAGGAATCGGTTTATTTCTTCTAGGGATGAATTTAATGACAGAAGGGTTAAAGGCTTTAGCTGGGGAGTCACTGAAAAACTGGCTAAGTAAATTCACTGGTGGAACGTTTTCTTCGATATTTTCAGGAGCGACCATAACTGCAATTATTCAATCATCAAGTGCTACTACATTTATGACAATAGGTTTTGTGAGTGCGGGGCTGTTAACATTTACCCAGGCCATCGGTGTAATCATCGGTGCGAATCTAGGTAGCACTAGCACAGGTTGGATTGTAACTATTATTGGTTTCAAAGTTAATATGGGAGCGATTGCACTACCGGTGATTGGTGTCGGTATTCTAATGAAGTTACTAAGTAGCAATCGCTTGGGTCCTCAAGGATATGCCCTTGCTGGTTTTGGATTAATATTCCTAGGGATTTCAGTATTACAAGATGGAATGTCAGATTTCACAAATTATATCGACTTGACTAGGTTTTCAGGGGATCAGTGGTGGGTAATGCCAGCCCTTGTTCTAATTGGGATTGTTATGACTGTAGTGATGCAATCCTCTTCCGCTGCAGTTGTGACGACTTTAACAGCCCTTCATACAGGAGTGATTGGTCTTGAACAAGCAGCTATTCTTGTTATAGGACAGAACGTTGGAACTACCATTAAAGCATATCTAGCAACACTAGGTGGTACTGTTGCATCGAAACAAACAGCTACTGCACATATTTTATTCAATTTACTTACTGGAATCATAGCTTTAGTATTCTTGCCGTGGTTGATTCGTCTAGTGTTTGTCATTAGTGAAGCAATCTATATTGATGAATTAGCAACAACATTAGCGCTTTTTCATACCGTCTTTAACGTCATTGGAGCTATAGCGATTGTCTTAATCCTTCCATGGTTTAAAGCTGTGGTACTTAAGATATTCCCAGACGAGGAAGATACACATTGTCAATACTTGCACAAGAGTTTAGCTACTGTAGGACCTGTTGGGATAGAGGCTGCAAGAAGGGCATTATTGGACTTATGGATTGACATAGTAGACGTAGCGTTATCAGCCATTACGAATATGAAAGTCAGTGCTTCAAAGAATAACAAATTAGAACTTTTAGAAAGAGCGTTAGTGGATATTCAGAATTTCTTATTGACAGTAAGTGATAGTATTGAGTCAAAAGAGGAATACATCTCCCTAGTACACTCCATCGATCATATTGAGCGCGTTTTACATGTGATGAAGGAAGAATATAATCCGACTCAAGCAGCTGCTAAGAACATGAATATCGATCATATTATTCGCCGTTTAACAGCGACATATCAAGATGTAGAAATTGAGGAAGAGAGTTATAATCTACCGGAAGAACTACTAGAGCAATTAGCTGAACAATCTCGGACGATAGCTGAGATTCGTAAAGAAGGAAGAAAAGAAATTTACAGGAATGCAGCAGACCAACAAACTCTATTAAAAGTAGATGAGGCAATTCATTTAGTGCAAACCATCCATTGGTTGGACCGTTTAGCTTACCATCTATGGAGATCAGCGAATCATTTAACTAGAGAGTAA
- the zupT gene encoding zinc transporter ZupT, with protein MFTPEVLFALGITTFAGLSTGIGGLIAFFTKGTTPKFLAGSLGFSAGVMLYVSMIEIFPKANEAMSDFYGETFGYFMTTVAFFAGMAFIAIIDKLVPSNDNPHELNNGLESDMNCEEEIKKRKFYRLGIFSAIAITIHNFPEGIATFMATLQDPMLGVTIAIAIAIHNIPEGIAVSVPLYYATGSKKKALALSFSSGLAEPIGALLAFFVLMQFINDAVFGFVFASVAGIMVFISLDQLLPTAEKYGEHHVAMYGLVAGMVLMAASLVIFA; from the coding sequence ATGTTTACCCCAGAAGTGCTTTTCGCTTTAGGTATAACAACATTTGCTGGGCTTTCTACTGGAATTGGAGGGCTAATAGCATTTTTCACAAAGGGAACAACTCCTAAGTTTCTAGCAGGATCCTTAGGTTTCTCAGCAGGTGTAATGCTGTATGTATCTATGATTGAAATATTTCCAAAGGCCAATGAAGCAATGTCGGATTTTTATGGAGAAACCTTTGGTTACTTTATGACGACAGTAGCGTTTTTTGCTGGAATGGCTTTTATCGCTATTATCGATAAACTAGTACCGTCTAATGACAATCCACATGAGTTGAATAATGGTCTAGAATCAGATATGAACTGTGAAGAAGAAATAAAGAAGAGAAAATTTTATCGATTAGGTATTTTTTCGGCTATTGCGATTACTATACATAACTTCCCCGAAGGGATTGCGACATTTATGGCTACCTTACAAGACCCGATGCTAGGAGTCACAATCGCGATTGCAATTGCAATTCATAACATTCCTGAAGGTATTGCAGTTTCGGTGCCGCTATATTATGCGACTGGTAGTAAAAAGAAAGCTTTGGCTCTATCTTTTTCGTCGGGTCTGGCAGAACCGATAGGAGCTTTACTTGCGTTTTTTGTTCTGATGCAATTTATCAATGATGCTGTTTTTGGTTTTGTATTTGCGTCAGTCGCGGGAATTATGGTTTTCATATCTCTTGATCAATTATTACCGACAGCAGAGAAGTACGGGGAGCACCATGTTGCAATGTATGGGTTGGTGGCTGGTATGGTCTTGATGGCTGCAAGCTTAGTAATCTTTGCTTAA
- the cmpA gene encoding cortex morphogenetic protein CmpA, which translates to MPNWLFVQLRKAFYQRDKYQIKMLNKCWFRYK; encoded by the coding sequence TTGCCTAACTGGCTATTTGTTCAACTTAGAAAAGCTTTTTACCAAAGAGATAAATATCAAATTAAGATGTTAAACAAATGTTGGTTCCGTTACAAATAA
- a CDS encoding heavy-metal-associated domain-containing protein, with the protein MKTILIKVEGMSCGHCKMSIENTLNAVEGITKAEVNLADKTATVTYTEEIIIPEDIKNLIDDLGFDAYL; encoded by the coding sequence ATGAAAACGATATTAATAAAAGTAGAAGGTATGTCTTGCGGACATTGTAAAATGTCAATTGAGAATACCCTAAATGCTGTTGAGGGAATTACAAAAGCGGAAGTGAATCTAGCTGACAAAACAGCAACTGTTACATATACTGAGGAGATAATAATACCAGAAGACATAAAAAACTTAATCGATGATCTTGGTTTTGATGCTTATTTGTAA
- a CDS encoding response regulator transcription factor: protein MTQEKKILVVDDEPKIVDIVSLYLKKDGFLVKTAYNGKEALKVFREWKPSLIILDLMMPEMTGEQTCEAIRKESNVPIIMLTAKSDENERIKGLSIGADDYLVKPFSPRELVVRVRTVLRRFQPNEVMADILTFNDGDLEIDATRHEVKLGGKVIDLTPNEFKLLLVLAKNPNRIFTRTELLEKVQGYNFEGYDRTIDAHIKNLRKKIEIDQKNPKYVRTVYGMGYKFEGV from the coding sequence ATGACACAGGAAAAGAAGATTCTCGTTGTAGATGATGAACCAAAGATTGTTGATATCGTTTCCCTTTATTTAAAAAAGGACGGCTTTTTAGTAAAAACAGCTTACAATGGTAAAGAAGCATTAAAAGTGTTTCGCGAATGGAAGCCTTCGTTGATTATTCTTGATTTGATGATGCCAGAAATGACTGGCGAACAAACTTGTGAGGCCATTCGAAAAGAATCTAACGTACCTATTATCATGCTTACGGCAAAGAGTGATGAAAATGAGCGAATTAAGGGTCTATCCATCGGTGCTGACGATTATCTTGTCAAACCTTTTAGTCCTCGCGAGTTAGTCGTCAGGGTGCGCACTGTTCTTCGTCGTTTCCAACCAAATGAAGTAATGGCGGATATCTTAACATTTAATGATGGTGATTTAGAAATCGATGCAACTCGTCATGAAGTAAAACTCGGAGGTAAAGTTATAGATTTAACGCCGAATGAATTTAAACTTTTATTAGTGCTTGCTAAGAATCCTAATCGTATCTTTACAAGAACAGAATTGCTTGAAAAAGTCCAAGGCTATAACTTTGAAGGATATGACCGTACGATTGATGCTCATATTAAAAATCTTAGGAAGAAAATTGAGATTGATCAAAAGAATCCAAAGTATGTACGTACGGTATATGGTATGGGTTATAAATTTGAAGGGGTCTAG
- a CDS encoding sensor histidine kinase: MKGLAPKITLAFLFAIVVTLLLYSLILNQSIDEQFNQYIQATIRANNERIANALAFAYEQDGQWYADTGADVATFVKSDNISLRVRDTSNFVVWNSISYHKDLAQLFSLQPDDKIHTITYPISVNREIVGYVDITYLGTIPLTDIDSGFRNSVNKSLISTAIFSTIFAIFLSIIFSSGITMPLMKMTKIAIQLRKGDLKHRMAVGASNDEVSELAIAINHLAETLEREEKLRKNITADIAHELRTPLMTLQGQLEAIIDGILDPTPETLTSCQEEVIRLTSLVSDLEQLTTAESASLELDQEVLSLSDLTHQIVDSFQGQFRQKDIALSFYANKKSYVLADKRKLTQILINLISNALKYSEPTDKVSIKLMQSDDIITLKIIDTGLGISAEDLPYIFERFYRGDKSRNRETGGSGIGLAIVKSLVDAHHWKIEIESTLQKGTTVTLTMPAAQPIDIES; this comes from the coding sequence ATGAAAGGGTTAGCGCCTAAAATTACACTTGCTTTTTTATTTGCAATTGTAGTAACTCTACTATTGTATAGTTTGATATTGAATCAATCGATTGACGAACAATTTAATCAATACATACAAGCTACCATTCGGGCTAATAATGAACGGATAGCAAATGCGTTAGCCTTTGCTTATGAACAGGACGGGCAATGGTATGCCGATACAGGTGCTGATGTGGCGACTTTTGTGAAATCAGACAATATTAGTCTACGAGTTCGTGATACTAGTAATTTTGTCGTATGGAATTCAATTAGCTACCACAAAGACTTAGCACAATTATTCTCTTTACAACCCGATGATAAGATTCACACTATCACCTACCCAATCTCAGTCAATCGAGAGATTGTAGGATATGTAGATATTACTTATCTAGGCACAATCCCACTAACAGATATTGATTCTGGTTTTCGAAACTCTGTCAATAAATCTCTTATTTCTACCGCAATATTTTCTACTATATTTGCGATATTTTTAAGTATCATATTCTCAAGTGGCATTACGATGCCTTTGATGAAAATGACGAAAATAGCCATCCAGCTCCGTAAAGGCGATTTGAAACATCGTATGGCCGTTGGGGCTAGTAATGATGAAGTGTCAGAGCTTGCAATTGCTATTAACCACTTAGCAGAAACGCTTGAAAGAGAAGAAAAGCTAAGAAAGAATATAACCGCAGATATCGCTCATGAGTTAAGAACTCCACTCATGACCCTGCAAGGACAGCTTGAGGCAATCATTGATGGGATTCTCGATCCAACCCCTGAGACCTTAACGAGCTGTCAAGAGGAAGTAATCCGTTTAACTTCCCTAGTAAGTGATTTAGAACAGTTAACAACAGCCGAGAGCGCCTCTTTAGAGCTAGATCAAGAAGTTTTATCTCTATCTGATTTGACACATCAAATTGTTGATAGCTTCCAAGGACAATTTCGTCAGAAAGACATAGCCCTTTCTTTCTATGCTAACAAAAAATCTTATGTACTCGCAGATAAGCGTAAACTAACACAAATCCTGATCAATTTGATTTCCAATGCTTTGAAATATAGTGAGCCAACGGACAAGGTATCCATAAAGCTAATGCAATCCGATGATATTATTACGCTTAAAATCATTGACACTGGTTTAGGGATATCTGCTGAAGATTTACCATATATTTTTGAAAGATTTTATCGTGGAGATAAATCGAGAAATCGAGAAACTGGTGGTTCCGGTATTGGTCTAGCTATAGTAAAAAGTCTTGTAGATGCACATCACTGGAAAATCGAAATTGAAAGCACACTCCAGAAAGGGACAACCGTCACCCTTACGATGCCGGCGGCTCAACCAATTGATATTGAATCATAA